From the genome of Ictalurus furcatus strain D&B chromosome 4, Billie_1.0, whole genome shotgun sequence, one region includes:
- the eea1 gene encoding early endosome antigen 1 isoform X1, which yields MLRRILQMTPGKGGSQAPESEQPSADLNNETSEGFICPQCMKSHNSAEELFKHYEVYHEPQEQPSHLSSGREDLSLLRQEVQDLQASLKEERWFSGELKKELDKVQGQLKQGPQTDGQVGIEDSELEMKLHEAETEKFNIKQMKDLFEQKAAQLATEIVDIKSRYDEEKSLREVAEHKVSSLQQDLQRERQEKDKLQTELLQRPGVEDVEVLKRELVQVQTLMDNMTREREEESARIKNEYEQLQRNFTTSEIRKLETTVSKLKAELEKGPQEAAVYTQQIHQLQSNLDNLQQQSQMLSAKLARREKENQELEERLGQEQVSKKNLQASLHQRDLELQESQARASAGEASVSRAQAELTERGEEVRRLRKELAELEKSQQDLKAERKQLQQQRDERESQTLQQQGEISQLHGKLLETERQLGEVQGRLKEQRQLAGEKLKDREQQVAEFQLKLSRLEEQLKESTTKSTDLQHQLDKSKQQHQELQAVQQSTNGKLREAQNDLEQVLRQIGDKDQKIQNLEALLQKSKASLSQLEAEREDLCAKIQAGEGEAALLNQLQEKNHALQEQISQLTEKLKNQSESHKQAQENLHEQLQEQKSQLRSAQDRYQSLECNVTDLTAQLTQSKERLTQLDTQLKAKTEMLLSAEAAKTAQRADLESHLETAQHALQDKQQEVSKAQAQLEEQARRLQDKQEKCLQLESSLKEIREKLLAAEQKTDTLESQAKKAEAELVELRSGREQTQKAQQRQQQQISELEKRNKELSCQLDTEKEGAAALQVELQKKSSALGDTQKHVEKLKQEHSDIKTRLEQLTEEGLLQKAELEKKVQGMNTEHQKTQQERDAQAIELQKVKKDLSKASTALKESQTLLEKEKKSSTAALEEKEKAHQKAQQELQKNAEATAKELSTVKAQLGNMTESEKGLRAQLKELSAQLKQSQDALKDKEKNIQQVQTQLKTAQGSFSEEVKKLQSQVAELQTAQTKKVEELTKLEEQMTVLSEQLSSEKNHSAELQKTCDCTKESLDKLQSDYYGKESEVSALRQDLKVREEKLALTQEELVASTNQLNNHEARIEELKTGHAALEKDLKKRDEKLKQQEEALRELQKQQELMQEELKKERSQVEELREAQSGLEKERSRLSAELKALADKSEKELKDLQAAKQLLLQQKVDLQGRADAIQAALEQEKKAHQNTRESITQSQQQHKAETDKLHKQLALEAKAKEEVEKRKEEAEAKLTMQVSALNENVATLKREWQSSQRRVSELEKQTDELRGEIAVLEATVQNNQDERRALLERCVKDEGEIEKLQAKVVEMRRKLDDTTAAMQELGRENQSLQIKQSQTLTRKWAEDHEVQNCMSCGKGFSVTIRKHHCRHCGNIFCAECSAKCALTPSSKKPVRVCETCYEELQG from the exons gGAGGACTTATCTCTTTTGCGACAAGAAGTGCAGGATTTACAAGCGTCACTGAAG GAAGAACGATGGTTTTCAGGAGAACTGAAAAAAGAACTAGACAAAGTGCAAGGACAACTGAAGCAA GGACCTCAGACTGATGGCCAGGTAGGCATAGAGGACTCAG AACTGGAGATGAAACTCCATGAAGCTGAGACCGAAAAGTTCAACATCAAACAGATGAAAGACCTGTTTGAACAGAAAGCAGCCCAGCTGGCCACTGAGATTGTAG aTATCAAGTCACGCTATGATGAGGAGAAGAGCCTGAGAGAGGTGGCTGAGCACAAAGTGAGCAGCCTGCAGCAggacctgcagagagagagacaggaaaaagaCAAACTGCAGACAGAACTG CTGCAGAGGCCGGGAGTGGAGGATGTGGAGGTGTTGAAGAGGGAGCTGGTGCAAGTACAGACGCTGATGGACAACATGACTCGTGAAAGGGAGGAGGAATCTGCACGGATCAAAAATGAGTATGAACAGCTGCAGAGGAATTTCACTACCTCAGAG ATTCGTAAACTGGAG ACAACTGTCTCTAAACTGAAGGCAGAACTGGAGAAGGGTCCCCAGGAGGCTGCGGTGTACACGCAACAGATCCACCAACTACAGAGCAACCTGGACAACCTCCAGCAACAGAGCCAG ATGCTGTCAGCAAAGCTGGCACGACGGGAGAAGGAGAACCAAGAACTGGAGGAGCGCCTGGGCCAGGAGCAGGTGTCCAAGAAGAATCTGCAGGCCAGCCTTCACCAAAGGGATTTGGAGCTGCAGGAGAGCCAAGCACGCGCATCAGCAGGAGAGGCCTCCGTCAGTCGGGCTCAGGCTGAGTTAACTGAACGTGGGGAAGAGGTGAGGCGCCTCAGAAAGGAGTTGGCTGAGCTCGAGAAGAGCCAGCAGGATCTGAAAGCCGAGCGCAAGCAACTCCAGCAGCAAAGGGATGAGCGAGAGAGCCAGACCCTGCAGCAGCAGGGCGAGATCAGCCAG CTGCATGGGAAGCTTCTGGAGACGGAGCGGCAGCTGGGTGAGGTGCAGGGCCGGCTGAAGGAGCAGAGACAGCTCGCAGGAGAGAAACTCAAAGACCGTGAGCAGCAGGTTGCTGAATTCCAGCTCAAACTTTCCCGATTAGAAGAACAG CTAAAAGAGAGCACTACAAAGTCCACTGACCTGCAGCACCAGCTGGACAAATCCAAACAGCAACATCAAGAGCTGCAAGCTGTCCAGCAGAGCACCAACGGCAAGCTACGAGAAGCGCAG AATGACTTGGAGCAGGTGCTGCGTCAGATTGGTGATAAGGACCAGAAGATCCAGAATCTGGAGGCCCTGCTGCAGAAAAGCAAAGCCAGCCTGAGCCAGCTGGAAGCTGAAAGAGAAGATCTGTGTGCCAAGATCCAGGCAGGAGAGGGGGAAGCTGCTTTACTCAACCAACTTCAGGAAAAGAATCACGCTCTACAGGAGCAG ATAAGTCAGCTTACGGAAAAACTGAAGAACCAGTCAGAGAGTCATAAACAAGCCCAAGAGAACCTCCATGAGCAGTTACAAGAGCAGAAGAGCCAGCTGCGCTCAGCACAGGACCGCTACCAGTCCTTGGAGTGTAATGTAACAGATCTCACTGCCCAGCTCACCCAGAGTAAGGAGAGACTTACCCAACTCGACACCCAG CTAAAGGCTAAGACAGAGATGCTGCTGTCAGCTGAAGCCGCAAAAACTGCCCAGAGAGCAGATCTAGAGAGCCATCTTGAAACAGCCCAGCATGCACTGCAAGACAAGCAACag GAGGTGAGTAAGGCTCAGGCTCAGCTAGAGGAACAGGCCCGTCGTCTGCAGGACAAACAGGAAAAGTGCTTGCAGTTGGAGTCCAGTCTGAAGGAGATCAGAGAGAAGCTGCTGGCTGCGGAGCAGAAGACCGACACACTGGAGAGCCAAGCCAAG AAAGCAGAAGCTGAGTTAGTGGAGCTGCGCTCAGGAAGGGAACAAACACAGAAGGCACAACAAAGACAGCAGCAGCAAATTAGTGAGCTGGAGAAGAGGAATAAGGAGCTCAGTTGCCAGCTGGACACTGAAAAAGAAGG TGCTGCAGCTCTGCAGGTGGAGCTACAGAAGAAGAGCTCAGCTTTGGGAGATACGCAAAAGCATGTAGAGAAGTTGAAACAGGAGCACAGTGACATTAAGACGAGATTGGAGCAACTCACAGAGGAAGGACTCCTGCAAAAGGCAGAGCTGGAGAAGAAGGTCCAGGGGATGAACACAGAGCACCAGAAAACCCAGCAAGAGAGAGATGCACAGGCTATAGAGCTGCAGAAGGTGAAAAAGGATCTTAGCAAGGCTTCCACAGCCCTGAAGGAGAGTCAGACCCTGctggagaaagagaagaagagcaGCACAGCAGCCCTAGAAGAGAAG GAGAAAGCTCACCAGAAGGCCCAGCAGGAGCTTCAGAAGAATGCAGAAGCAACAGCTAAGGAATTGAGCACAGTCAAAGCTCAATTGGGGAACATGACAGAG TCGGAGAAGGGACTTCGGGCGCAGCTGAAAGAACTGAGTGCCCAGTTGAAGCAGTCTCAGGATGCACTGAAGGATAAGGAGAAGAACATCCAGCAGGTCCAGACACAGCTGAAGACAGCCCAAGGATCCTTCAGTGAGGAAGTGAAAAAACTGCAGAGCCAAGTGGCAGAGCTGCAGACCGCTCAAACAAAGAAG gTGGAGGAGTTGACTAAGCTGGAGGAACAGATGACTGTgctgtctgaacagctgagttCAGAGAAAAACCACAGTGCAGAGCTGCAGAAAACATGTGACTGCACCAAGGAGAGCTTGGACAAACTACAGTCCGACTATTACGGCAAGGAATCGGAAGTCTCTGCTCTGCGCCAGGACCTCAAG GTACGTGAGGAGAAACTGGCTCTGACTCAGGAGGAACTGGTGGCCAGCACCAACCAGCTGAACAATCACGAGGCCCGAATTGAGGAGCTGAAAACAGGACATGCAGCACTGGAGAAAGACTTAAAGAAGAGGGATGAGAAGCTCAAACAGCAGGAGGAGGCTCTACGAGAACTACAGAAGCAGCAG GAGCTGATGCAGGAGGAGCTAAAGAAGGAGCGTTCTCAGGTGGAGGAGCTGAGGGAGGCTCAGAGTGGGCTAGAGAAAGAGCGGAGCAGGCTAAGTGCTGAACTCAAAGCTCTGGCAGACAAGAGTGAGAAG gagctGAAGGACCTGCAGGCAGCGAAGCAGCTCTTGCTTCAGCAGAAGGTAGATCTACAGGGCAGAGCGGACGCGATCCAGGCAGCACTGGAGCAGGAAAAGAAAGCGCATCAGAACACCCGCGAGTCCATCAcgcaatcacaacagcagcacaAAGCAGAGACTGACAAACTGCATAAACAGCTG GCATTGGAGGCGAAGGCTAAAGAGGAGGTGGAGAAGCGGAAGGAGGAGGCCGAGGCAAAGCTCACAATGCAGGTTTCTGCGCTTAATGAGAATGTTGCCACGTTGAAGCGAGAGTGGCAGAGCAGTCAGCGACGTGTGAGCGAGctggagaaacagacagatgaATTGCGTGGAGAGATCGCTGTGCTTGAAGCCACTGTGCAGAACAACCAAGACGAGAGACGTGCCCTGCTTGAGAG GTGTGTGAAGGATGAGGGCGAGATAGAGAAGTTACAAGCCAAAGTGGTGGAGATGAGGAGAAAACTAGATGACACCACAGCAGCCATGCAGGAGCTGGGCAGAGAAAATCAGTCCTTACAG ATAAAGCAGTCGCAGACCCTCACACGGAAGTGGGCAGAGGACCATGAGGTGCAGAACTGCATGTCCTGTGGGAAAGGTTTCTCCGTCACCATCCGGAAG CACCACTGTCGTCACTGCGGGAACATCTTTTGTGCCGAGTGCTCAGCCAAGTGCGCCCTGACACCGTCCTCTAAGAAGCCGGTGCGGGTTTGTGAGACCTGCTACGAGGAGCTGCAGGGCTAA
- the eea1 gene encoding early endosome antigen 1 isoform X2: MLRRILQMTPGKGGSQAPESEQPSADLNNETSEGFICPQCMKSHNSAEELFKHYEVYHEPQEQPSHLSSGREDLSLLRQEVQDLQASLKEERWFSGELKKELDKVQGQLKQGPQTDGQVGIEDSELEMKLHEAETEKFNIKQMKDLFEQKAAQLATEIVDIKSRYDEEKSLREVAEHKVSSLQQDLQRERQEKDKLQTELLQRPGVEDVEVLKRELVQVQTLMDNMTREREEESARIKNEYEQLQRNFTTSETTVSKLKAELEKGPQEAAVYTQQIHQLQSNLDNLQQQSQMLSAKLARREKENQELEERLGQEQVSKKNLQASLHQRDLELQESQARASAGEASVSRAQAELTERGEEVRRLRKELAELEKSQQDLKAERKQLQQQRDERESQTLQQQGEISQLHGKLLETERQLGEVQGRLKEQRQLAGEKLKDREQQVAEFQLKLSRLEEQLKESTTKSTDLQHQLDKSKQQHQELQAVQQSTNGKLREAQNDLEQVLRQIGDKDQKIQNLEALLQKSKASLSQLEAEREDLCAKIQAGEGEAALLNQLQEKNHALQEQISQLTEKLKNQSESHKQAQENLHEQLQEQKSQLRSAQDRYQSLECNVTDLTAQLTQSKERLTQLDTQLKAKTEMLLSAEAAKTAQRADLESHLETAQHALQDKQQEVSKAQAQLEEQARRLQDKQEKCLQLESSLKEIREKLLAAEQKTDTLESQAKKAEAELVELRSGREQTQKAQQRQQQQISELEKRNKELSCQLDTEKEGAAALQVELQKKSSALGDTQKHVEKLKQEHSDIKTRLEQLTEEGLLQKAELEKKVQGMNTEHQKTQQERDAQAIELQKVKKDLSKASTALKESQTLLEKEKKSSTAALEEKEKAHQKAQQELQKNAEATAKELSTVKAQLGNMTESEKGLRAQLKELSAQLKQSQDALKDKEKNIQQVQTQLKTAQGSFSEEVKKLQSQVAELQTAQTKKVEELTKLEEQMTVLSEQLSSEKNHSAELQKTCDCTKESLDKLQSDYYGKESEVSALRQDLKVREEKLALTQEELVASTNQLNNHEARIEELKTGHAALEKDLKKRDEKLKQQEEALRELQKQQELMQEELKKERSQVEELREAQSGLEKERSRLSAELKALADKSEKELKDLQAAKQLLLQQKVDLQGRADAIQAALEQEKKAHQNTRESITQSQQQHKAETDKLHKQLALEAKAKEEVEKRKEEAEAKLTMQVSALNENVATLKREWQSSQRRVSELEKQTDELRGEIAVLEATVQNNQDERRALLERCVKDEGEIEKLQAKVVEMRRKLDDTTAAMQELGRENQSLQIKQSQTLTRKWAEDHEVQNCMSCGKGFSVTIRKHHCRHCGNIFCAECSAKCALTPSSKKPVRVCETCYEELQG; the protein is encoded by the exons gGAGGACTTATCTCTTTTGCGACAAGAAGTGCAGGATTTACAAGCGTCACTGAAG GAAGAACGATGGTTTTCAGGAGAACTGAAAAAAGAACTAGACAAAGTGCAAGGACAACTGAAGCAA GGACCTCAGACTGATGGCCAGGTAGGCATAGAGGACTCAG AACTGGAGATGAAACTCCATGAAGCTGAGACCGAAAAGTTCAACATCAAACAGATGAAAGACCTGTTTGAACAGAAAGCAGCCCAGCTGGCCACTGAGATTGTAG aTATCAAGTCACGCTATGATGAGGAGAAGAGCCTGAGAGAGGTGGCTGAGCACAAAGTGAGCAGCCTGCAGCAggacctgcagagagagagacaggaaaaagaCAAACTGCAGACAGAACTG CTGCAGAGGCCGGGAGTGGAGGATGTGGAGGTGTTGAAGAGGGAGCTGGTGCAAGTACAGACGCTGATGGACAACATGACTCGTGAAAGGGAGGAGGAATCTGCACGGATCAAAAATGAGTATGAACAGCTGCAGAGGAATTTCACTACCTCAGAG ACAACTGTCTCTAAACTGAAGGCAGAACTGGAGAAGGGTCCCCAGGAGGCTGCGGTGTACACGCAACAGATCCACCAACTACAGAGCAACCTGGACAACCTCCAGCAACAGAGCCAG ATGCTGTCAGCAAAGCTGGCACGACGGGAGAAGGAGAACCAAGAACTGGAGGAGCGCCTGGGCCAGGAGCAGGTGTCCAAGAAGAATCTGCAGGCCAGCCTTCACCAAAGGGATTTGGAGCTGCAGGAGAGCCAAGCACGCGCATCAGCAGGAGAGGCCTCCGTCAGTCGGGCTCAGGCTGAGTTAACTGAACGTGGGGAAGAGGTGAGGCGCCTCAGAAAGGAGTTGGCTGAGCTCGAGAAGAGCCAGCAGGATCTGAAAGCCGAGCGCAAGCAACTCCAGCAGCAAAGGGATGAGCGAGAGAGCCAGACCCTGCAGCAGCAGGGCGAGATCAGCCAG CTGCATGGGAAGCTTCTGGAGACGGAGCGGCAGCTGGGTGAGGTGCAGGGCCGGCTGAAGGAGCAGAGACAGCTCGCAGGAGAGAAACTCAAAGACCGTGAGCAGCAGGTTGCTGAATTCCAGCTCAAACTTTCCCGATTAGAAGAACAG CTAAAAGAGAGCACTACAAAGTCCACTGACCTGCAGCACCAGCTGGACAAATCCAAACAGCAACATCAAGAGCTGCAAGCTGTCCAGCAGAGCACCAACGGCAAGCTACGAGAAGCGCAG AATGACTTGGAGCAGGTGCTGCGTCAGATTGGTGATAAGGACCAGAAGATCCAGAATCTGGAGGCCCTGCTGCAGAAAAGCAAAGCCAGCCTGAGCCAGCTGGAAGCTGAAAGAGAAGATCTGTGTGCCAAGATCCAGGCAGGAGAGGGGGAAGCTGCTTTACTCAACCAACTTCAGGAAAAGAATCACGCTCTACAGGAGCAG ATAAGTCAGCTTACGGAAAAACTGAAGAACCAGTCAGAGAGTCATAAACAAGCCCAAGAGAACCTCCATGAGCAGTTACAAGAGCAGAAGAGCCAGCTGCGCTCAGCACAGGACCGCTACCAGTCCTTGGAGTGTAATGTAACAGATCTCACTGCCCAGCTCACCCAGAGTAAGGAGAGACTTACCCAACTCGACACCCAG CTAAAGGCTAAGACAGAGATGCTGCTGTCAGCTGAAGCCGCAAAAACTGCCCAGAGAGCAGATCTAGAGAGCCATCTTGAAACAGCCCAGCATGCACTGCAAGACAAGCAACag GAGGTGAGTAAGGCTCAGGCTCAGCTAGAGGAACAGGCCCGTCGTCTGCAGGACAAACAGGAAAAGTGCTTGCAGTTGGAGTCCAGTCTGAAGGAGATCAGAGAGAAGCTGCTGGCTGCGGAGCAGAAGACCGACACACTGGAGAGCCAAGCCAAG AAAGCAGAAGCTGAGTTAGTGGAGCTGCGCTCAGGAAGGGAACAAACACAGAAGGCACAACAAAGACAGCAGCAGCAAATTAGTGAGCTGGAGAAGAGGAATAAGGAGCTCAGTTGCCAGCTGGACACTGAAAAAGAAGG TGCTGCAGCTCTGCAGGTGGAGCTACAGAAGAAGAGCTCAGCTTTGGGAGATACGCAAAAGCATGTAGAGAAGTTGAAACAGGAGCACAGTGACATTAAGACGAGATTGGAGCAACTCACAGAGGAAGGACTCCTGCAAAAGGCAGAGCTGGAGAAGAAGGTCCAGGGGATGAACACAGAGCACCAGAAAACCCAGCAAGAGAGAGATGCACAGGCTATAGAGCTGCAGAAGGTGAAAAAGGATCTTAGCAAGGCTTCCACAGCCCTGAAGGAGAGTCAGACCCTGctggagaaagagaagaagagcaGCACAGCAGCCCTAGAAGAGAAG GAGAAAGCTCACCAGAAGGCCCAGCAGGAGCTTCAGAAGAATGCAGAAGCAACAGCTAAGGAATTGAGCACAGTCAAAGCTCAATTGGGGAACATGACAGAG TCGGAGAAGGGACTTCGGGCGCAGCTGAAAGAACTGAGTGCCCAGTTGAAGCAGTCTCAGGATGCACTGAAGGATAAGGAGAAGAACATCCAGCAGGTCCAGACACAGCTGAAGACAGCCCAAGGATCCTTCAGTGAGGAAGTGAAAAAACTGCAGAGCCAAGTGGCAGAGCTGCAGACCGCTCAAACAAAGAAG gTGGAGGAGTTGACTAAGCTGGAGGAACAGATGACTGTgctgtctgaacagctgagttCAGAGAAAAACCACAGTGCAGAGCTGCAGAAAACATGTGACTGCACCAAGGAGAGCTTGGACAAACTACAGTCCGACTATTACGGCAAGGAATCGGAAGTCTCTGCTCTGCGCCAGGACCTCAAG GTACGTGAGGAGAAACTGGCTCTGACTCAGGAGGAACTGGTGGCCAGCACCAACCAGCTGAACAATCACGAGGCCCGAATTGAGGAGCTGAAAACAGGACATGCAGCACTGGAGAAAGACTTAAAGAAGAGGGATGAGAAGCTCAAACAGCAGGAGGAGGCTCTACGAGAACTACAGAAGCAGCAG GAGCTGATGCAGGAGGAGCTAAAGAAGGAGCGTTCTCAGGTGGAGGAGCTGAGGGAGGCTCAGAGTGGGCTAGAGAAAGAGCGGAGCAGGCTAAGTGCTGAACTCAAAGCTCTGGCAGACAAGAGTGAGAAG gagctGAAGGACCTGCAGGCAGCGAAGCAGCTCTTGCTTCAGCAGAAGGTAGATCTACAGGGCAGAGCGGACGCGATCCAGGCAGCACTGGAGCAGGAAAAGAAAGCGCATCAGAACACCCGCGAGTCCATCAcgcaatcacaacagcagcacaAAGCAGAGACTGACAAACTGCATAAACAGCTG GCATTGGAGGCGAAGGCTAAAGAGGAGGTGGAGAAGCGGAAGGAGGAGGCCGAGGCAAAGCTCACAATGCAGGTTTCTGCGCTTAATGAGAATGTTGCCACGTTGAAGCGAGAGTGGCAGAGCAGTCAGCGACGTGTGAGCGAGctggagaaacagacagatgaATTGCGTGGAGAGATCGCTGTGCTTGAAGCCACTGTGCAGAACAACCAAGACGAGAGACGTGCCCTGCTTGAGAG GTGTGTGAAGGATGAGGGCGAGATAGAGAAGTTACAAGCCAAAGTGGTGGAGATGAGGAGAAAACTAGATGACACCACAGCAGCCATGCAGGAGCTGGGCAGAGAAAATCAGTCCTTACAG ATAAAGCAGTCGCAGACCCTCACACGGAAGTGGGCAGAGGACCATGAGGTGCAGAACTGCATGTCCTGTGGGAAAGGTTTCTCCGTCACCATCCGGAAG CACCACTGTCGTCACTGCGGGAACATCTTTTGTGCCGAGTGCTCAGCCAAGTGCGCCCTGACACCGTCCTCTAAGAAGCCGGTGCGGGTTTGTGAGACCTGCTACGAGGAGCTGCAGGGCTAA